From Ischnura elegans chromosome 13 unlocalized genomic scaffold, ioIscEleg1.1 SUPER_13_unloc_1, whole genome shotgun sequence, a single genomic window includes:
- the LOC124172235 gene encoding uncharacterized protein LOC124172235, with the protein MTELKEIKESIQALSLKMDSLPAGEEHEEEVQVLHDLPLKKLEDLTEFQETVRSNSKYRAFMVKYLQSRCSNALFQSTGKTFTTSLNKTVNVVCATIMCNDLSRLFCMTGRASQKIPFEAEYPHIIDLIFDAVKQKNVNGVPLDMVVVKRSIGEWFRLSRVRGRSKAAVAASQNEDMAIFEILDESNLDTY; encoded by the exons ATGACTGAGCTGAAGGAGATAAAAGAAAGTATTCAGGCGCTGTCACTAAAAATGGATAGTTTGCCTGCAGGGGAAGAACATGAGGAGGAAGTGCAGGTTCTCCATGACCTTCCCTTGAAGAAGTTGGAGGATTTGACTGAGTTTCAGGAGACAGTTCGCTCCAATTCAAAGTACAGAGCATTTATG GTGAAATACTTGCAGAGCAGATGCTCCAATGCCCTCTTCCAAAGTACAGGGAAAACATTTACAACTTCcctaaacaaaactgtaaacgTTGTGTGTGCCACAATTATGTGCAATGACCTAAGTCGTTTATTTTGCATGACAGGGCGAGCATCACAAAAAATACCTTTTGAGGCTGAGTATCCTCACATCATTGACCTAATATTTG ATGCTGTGAAGCAGAAGAATGTTAACGGCGTACCATTAGACATGGTGGTGGTGAAGAGGAGTATAGGGGAATGGTTCCGCCTGTCAAGGGTGAGAGGGCGCTCCAAGGCAGCAGTGGCAGCATCTCAGAATGAAGACATGGCAATTTTTGAAATCCTTGATGAATCAAACCTTGATACATATTAA
- the LOC124172041 gene encoding uncharacterized protein LOC124172041, with translation MNSTAGIFTASSERKSEKTLCRLCMKDDDYYYNIFTSNVARRITVKDALNGLLGLVVAVGDGLPTTLCPRCLKKLTELSAFKSTCLESDVQLRKFSGISCFRSIQGDQVADDEWGSSADTKDCIQDEIESTSHLTCSVQRTEIYIPVPDPHQSRANMLVTVKDENKDPLSEGNYPEMNTPDPAGIPSNALDPLETDDLSGMGTCGSPSVKADQFSDDVGRCALNASTNGATNDLMFQASDQAEASTSSQSEEVDAKGTGAMEIDLDSMQVLAKKELSPKETDATEPTIMENGGVIHNRTMAMESIMEAMDTLRGMQAINDPKNASVTRCSKLIGDEVVGSFFDILNEFKFEEVEELFSAGESDNLLVPDDVTGILGEERSSDDSSPTDHSEYEPSPKRSTHQHIPLDVKVKVVNMAKEHPKWSLATLQTLGSVHLKHKGMLAICEKDIKSGGTKRDKLEMIDRWVYDRFVEARNMNEPVMTRTLQEWAISLSFQHISQEFEFFASASWVASGSIRRR, from the exons ATGAATAGTACCGCCGGGATTTTCACTGCTTCATCAGAAAGGAAATCTGAGAAAACcttgtgcagactatgcatgaaggatgatgattattattacaacatattcacttccaacGTAGCTCGCagaataactgtgaaggatgccctaaaTGGTTTACTCGGTTTAGTA gttgctgtgggtgatggcctgcccaccaccctgtgtccacgatgtttgaaaaagctcacggaattaagtgctttcaaaagCACTTGTTTAGAATCGGACGTACAGCTGAGAAAATTTTCTGGGATTAGTTGctttagg AGTATCCAAGGAGATCAGGTAGCTGATGATGAGTGGGGGTCTTCTGCTGACACAAAAGACTGTATTCAAGATGAGATAGAAAgcacctcacatctcacttgctcagtccaaaggactgaaatatacattcctgtgccagacccCCATCAATCCAGagctaatatgttg gtaaCTGTGAAAGACGAGAacaaagaccctctcagtgaaggtaattatCCTGAGATGAACACACCAGATCCAGCTGGAATTCCAAGTAATGCTTTAGACCCATTGGAAACTGACGACTTG AGTGGCATGGGAACATGTGGGTCTCCTTCTGTAAAAGCAGATCAGTTCAGTGATGATGTAGGAAGATGTGCACTCAATGCAAGCACTAATGGGGCCACAAATGACCTCATGTTCCAAGCCTCTGatcag GCAGAGGCGTCAACATCATCCCAAAGTGAAGAGGTGGATGCTAAAGGTACTGGAGCCATGGAGATAGACCTTGACTCTATGCAGGTTTTAGCCAAGAAAGAACTatctcccaaggagactgatgccactgag CCTACTATTATGGAGAATGGAGGGGTGATTCATAATCGaacaatggccatggagtctatcATGGAGGCTATGG ACACTTTGCGTGGGATGCAGGCTATTAACGACCCAAAAAACGCTTCTGTCACGCGATGCTCCAAACTAATCGGAGATGAAGTTGTTGGGagtttttttgatattttgaatgagttCAAGTTTGAAGAAGTAGAGGAACTGTTTAGTGCCGGTGAATCTGACAATCTCCTAGTGCCGGATGATGTAACAGGAATTTTAGGCGAAGAAAGGTCCAGTGATGACTCATCGCCGACGGACCACAGCGAGTATGAACCCAGCCCCAAAAGGTCGACTCACCAGCACATCCCATTAGATGTTAAAGTGAAAGTTGTGAATATGGCTAAGGAACATCCTAAATGGAGCCTTGCCACCCTTCAAACCCTAGGTTCGGTGCATTTAAAACATAAGGGAATGTTAGCCATATGTGAGAAAGAcataaaatcagggggaacgaaacGCGATAAGCtggaaatgatcgacagatgggtatacgatcgctttgtggaagctAGAAACATGAATGAGCCGGTGATGACCAGGACTTTACAGGAATGGGCCATTTCCTTGTCGTTTCAGCATATATCGCAAGAGTTTGAATTCTTTGCGAGTGCTTCATGGGTGGCATCGGGGTCCATTCGACGGCGATAG